From the genome of Streptomyces spinoverrucosus:
ACCAGCAGGCCGTTGACGCCCGCGAGGGCCCCGCAGCCGATCAGGGCGGGGATGAGCGGAACGAAGATGTTCGCCACGCGCCGCAGCGCCAGCTTCACCGGGGTCGCGTTGCGCCGCCGCCGGTCCTCCCGCAACGCCTCCCCTCGGCGGGCAAGTTGTTCCGCCGCCGACCGGCCCAGCGGTGTCTCGGCGGGGTTCGGCTGTTGTTCCGCCGTCGATCGATCCCGCAGCGCCCTGCCCGGCTCCGCCTGTTGTTCCGCCGCCGACCGGCCCAGCGGTGTCTCGGCGGGCTCCGCCTGTTGTTCCGCCGCCGACCGGCCCAGCAGCGCCCTGCCCGGCTCCGGCTGTTGTTCCGCCGCCGACCGGCCCAGCGGTGTCTCGGCGGGGTCCGGCTGTTGTTCTGCCGCCGACCGGCCCAGCAGCGCCCTGCCCGGCTCCGGCTGTTGTTCCGCCGTCGATCGGCCCAGCGGTGTCTCGGCGGGGTCCTGCTGTTGTTCTGCCGTCGATCGATCCCGCAGCGCCTTGCCGGGGTCCGCCTGTTGCTTGGCCGTCGACCGGCCCGGCAGTGTTTCGCCGGGCGCGGCTCGTTGCGCCTCCGTCCACCGCTCCCGCAGCGTCTCGAACTCCGCCGTCACCCGCGCCACCGCCCCCGGCCCGAGCACGATCTGGTACGAGTCGCCGTCCACGACCACCCCCAGCACGCCCGGCACCCTCCGCAGCGCCTCCTCCGCCACCCGGGCCGGGTCGGCCAGGGCCAGGCGGAGGCGGGTCATGCAGTGGGCGACGGAGGTGACGTTCGCGGGGCCGCCGACACTCGACAGGATCGCGGCGGCGACTTCGGCAGGGTCAGTGCGCATGACCCGAGGGTGCGGGTCAGCGGGCCGCCGCCCCGAGCGCCGCGCGCAGATGGCCGCCGGACTCCTCCAGAAGGCGGGCGGCCGTCCCGCCGTCCACCCCGCCGACGATCGTCAGGATGGCCGCCTTGACCTCGCCGTCGGTGGCGACGAGGGCCCGCTCGATCTCCTCGTCCGACGCGCCCGTGGCCAGGGCGACGATACGGCGGGACCGGGCGCGCAGCTTCTCGTTCGAGGCGCGTACGTCGACCATGAGGTTGCCGTACGTCTTGCCCAGCCGGATCATCGTGATCGTCGAGAGCATGTTGAGGACCAGCTTCTGGGCCGTGCCGGCCTTCAGGCGGGTGGAGCCGGTGAGCAGTTCGGGGCCGACGACGATCTCGATGCCGTGGTCGGCGGCGGCCGCGAGGGCGCTGTGCGCGTTGCAGGCCAGGCCGACGGTCAGGGCGCCGCGCGCGCGGGCGTGCTCGACGGCGGCGACGGCGTACGGGGTGCGGCCGGAGGCGGAGACGCCGACCACCGTGTCGTCGGGGGTCAGCTTCAGCGCGTCCAGGTCCCGCCGGGCCAGGTCACCGGAGTCCTCGGCGCCCTCGACCGAGGTGACCATGGCCTCGGGGCCGCCGGCGATCAGGCCGACGACGCGGGTCGGGTCGGTGTTGAAGGTGGGCGGGCACTCGGAGGCGTCCAGCACACCGAGGCGGCCCGCGGTACCGGCACCGGCGTAGACGAGGCGGCCGCCGTGGGCCATACGGGCGGCGATGTCGTCGATCGCCGCGGCGATCTGCGGCAGCCGCTCGGCCACGGCGGCGGGCACGAGGGCGTCCTCGCCGTTCATCAGCCGCGCGATCTCCAGGGTGGGCAGCCGGTCGATCTCCGACAGCTCCGGGCGGAACGCCTCGGTGGTCAGAGACTCCAGCTGGGCTTGCACTGCACGGGGGTCTGACATGGAGGTCATGAGAAGTGGCTCTCTTCAGTACGGGTTCAGGTCACGCCGAACAGAGGCGCGGGGCTGTGTCAATGTGCGGCTTCGCCGCGTGGGCGCGACCAGCCACAGACGGCATGCAGACAAACCACGGCATCAAGCCCAACGGCCTACCGGGGCCCACCCCGATGCCGATGAGCCAACGCCTCGTACGACGCGGACAGCGCCGGCGCCGCCGTCTCGTACGTCCGCTGCGCCACCCCTACGAACAGGCAGTCCACCACCAGCAACTGACTGGTCCGGGACGACATCGCCGCGGGCCGCAGCTCACTCTCCCGTGCCGTGGACGTCGTCAGTACGTGGTCGGCGTACTGCGCGACGGGTCCGTCCGGACGGCCGGTGATCGCCACCGTCGTGGCCCCGTGTTCGAAGGCGACCCGCAGCGGTTCGATGACGTCCACCGTCGACCCGGAGTGCGTGATCGCGATGGCGACATCCCCCGCCCGCAGTTGCACGGCATTGGTGACGGCCAGGTGGGGATCGCTGTGCGCGTGGGCTATGAGGCCTATGCGCAGCAGCTTCTGCGTCAGGTCCTGCGCGACCAGTCCGGACGCGCCGATGCCGTACACGTCGGTGCGGCGGGCGGCGGCGAGCGCGGTGACCGCCGCGCCGAGTTGCGCGGTGTCCAGTCCGGCCGCCGTGTCGGCGAGGGTCTGCTGTTCGTCGTAGGCGAGTTTGGCGACGACGTCGGCGATCGGGTCGTCGACCGCGATGTCGGTCGTTATGGCGGGGGCGCGCCCGGACTGCTGCTGGGCGGCCAGGCCGGCGAGGGCGAGACGCAGGTCGCGGTAGCCGGGGTAGCCCAGCAGGCGGGCGGTGCGCACGACGGTCGCCTCGCTGGTGCCGGTGAGCTCGGCGAGGCCGGTGACCGTGAGGGCCGCGCAGCTGGCCGGGTCACTCGCCACCGCCTCGGCGACGCGCTGCATGGAGCGGGTCATGGACGGGGCGAGCGTGCGCACCTTGGCGGCGAGGGCGGCGGGCGCGGGGGGAGTCGAGCGGGATCCCCCGCCGCTGCCGAAAGTTTCCTTCACGTCACGGGTCACCGTTGAAAGATATTTTCGGCTCGGCGTTGTGGTCAAGAGTGCGCACAATAGGGTCATGGACCCCATCAGCCCCCTGGAGCAGGCGTTGCACGCTGCCCGCGCCCTGGTGCTCGCCGACCTCGTCGCGGGCCAGGTCGCCGAGGCGGACGTCGTCTCGCTGGTCGAGGAGTCCGTCGTTCAGCGGCGCTGGTGGGTGGAACAGTGGCCGGACGGCGTGGAGTACGTCGCCGGGCTGGTCGCCCAGGACGTACAGGACGCCCTGCTGGAGCGCTACGGCCGCTGGCCCCTGTGCCCCGTCTGCGGCTCCGGCGACCCGCACGCCCTGGACGTCGAACCGGAACTCGGACCCGACCCGCACTGGGTGTGCGCCAAGGCCGGCGTGAAGGTCGCGGCGGTCGGCTCCCTGGGGTCGTGTTCGGGCGGGCCGCCGCCGTCGTGACCGTCTACATCGACCCGCCGACCTGGCCCGGCCACGGACGTATGTGGTCGCACCTCGTCAGCGATGTCTCGTACGACGAACTCCACAAGTTCGCCGAGGAGTTGGGCGTCCCCCGGCGCGCCTTCGAGCGCGACCACTACGACATCCCGTCCCATCGTTACGCCGACGCGGTCGCCGCCGGCGCGGTGGAGGTCAGCAGCCGGGAAGTGGTGCGGCTGTTGCAGGAGGCGGGGTTGCGCAGGCCGAAGGGGCGGTAGGTCCCCGCGCCTGCGGCGAGCGGTCAGGACAGCAGATCCAGCTCCGAGGTGATGTTGTAGCGGGCCGTCGCCTCCCAGTGCTCGGCGCCGTACGGGGTGCGGAACAGGTGGGGCAGGGCGAGCAGGTCGCGCAGGACGGCGGAACGGCCCGCGCGGAAGGCGTCGGACGGGACGAAGCCGTACTCCTCGCGGACGGCGGCCGTGTAGGCGGCGTACGCCGACGGCGGCGAGGCGAGGATCGCGAGGTCGGCGTCGCACAGGACCTGGCCGTTGCGGTCGTCGTCGGCCGGGGCGTGGCCGGCGGTGAGCCGGACCAGTCGGGCGACCTCGGCGGTCTTCGCGGCGGACACACCGGCCTCGGGGAGCGCGCGTTCGGCGAGCCGGGCCGAGCGTTCCTCGTTCTCGGAGCGGTCGGGGAGGTAGACCGCGTCGTGGAACCAGGCGGCGAGGCGGACGAGATCGGCGTCGTCGGCGTACTTCTCCAGCACGTCGATGTGGTCGAGGACCGCGGTCAGGTGGGTCGCCGTGTGGTAGTGGCGCTGCGGCTCCTGCCAGCGGGCGAGCAGGTTGTCGGCGTACGGCGCCGGATCGGGGCCGCCCTCGGGAGCACGGGCGGCTTCCAGCGTGCGCACGAAGCGGGCGCGGAGGGTGTTGGGGTCGGGCATGTCCCCAATTCTGGCCCTAGCTTGGACGCATGACTTCTGCTGACGTGCACGGCGAGGTACGGGACCCGGAGCTGCCGGGGCGGTTGCTGGTGGTGGAGCGGGATCAGCTGATCCCCTGGTTGCGAGGGCGGACCGACGGGGACTTCGCGACGCCGACGGACGCGTGTCCGGGGTGGACGGTGCGGGATGTGCTGGCGCACTGTTCGTCCGCGCTCGTGCGGGCGGTCGAGGGGCGTTTCGAGGAGGGCGTGTTCTCGCCCGAGTCGAACGAGCGGGACATCGCCGAGCGCGCCGACTGGACGAACGCGCGGGTCGTCGACGAGCTGGAGCGCGGCATGACCGAGGCGGGCCCGGTGATCGCCGAGGCGGGCGGCGCGCTGGACGGGCTGGCGCTCGGGGAGTGGGTGCATGCGGGGGATGTGCGTGAGGCGCTGGGGGCGCCCGGGGCGTACGCGGGGAAGGGGCTGCCGTACGCGCTCGATCTGCTGGTCCGGATCACGCGCGAGCGGGGGCATGTGCCGCTGCACGCCGACCTCGACGACGCCGACGAGCCGCTGAGGTTCGGGGACACGAACGGGGAACGGACGCCGGGGCGGTACATCGGGGACGCCCCGACGCTCGTACGGCTGTACGCGGGGCGGTCGGTGGACGCGGCGGCGTTCGAGCTGGCGGGGGCGGGGGTGGGGGAGCTGAACATCTTCGGCTGAGCGGTGCCGGTGCGAGTGCCTGTGCCTGTGCGAGTGCCTGTGCCGGTGCCGGTGCGAGTGCCTGTGCCTGTGCGAGTGCCTGTGCCGGTGCTGGCGTCCGTGCCGGTGCTGTGCGTCCGTGCCGGTGTCGGCGTCCCTGCCGGTGGACGCCGTCTCGCGGGCTCGATTCCCGCGGGCGTACCCTGATATTGGACTAGACCTGTAGCCGCTTCGGGGAATGCCCATTCGGGGAGTGCCCAAGGAAAGGGGTGCCATGAGCACGCGTGCAGTCCTGGAGGTGATCGCCCTCGACGCCGAGGACGCGGTCGCCGCCCAGGCCGGAGGCGCGGATCGCCTCGAACTGGTCACCGACATGGCGGCGGACGGGCTGACGCCGTCCGCCGAGACCGTCGCCGCGATCCGGGCCGCCGTCGACATTCCGCTGCGCGTGATGCTGCGGCTGGCGGACGGGTTCGCGGCGGGGGACGTCAGGCGGCTCGTCGAGGTGGCGGGGCGGATGCGGGAGGCCGGGGCCGAGGAGTTCGTGCTCGGGTTCCTCGATGCCGACGGCGGGGTGGACCTGGACGCCGTGGAGCGGGTGGTCGGCGTGCTGGACGGGTGCCGGTGGACGTTCCACCGGGCGATCGACCGGGCGGCGGACCGGGACGCCTTGCGGAAGCAGCTCGACGGGATGCCGGGGTTGGACACGTATTTGACGGCCGGTTCCGCGACCGGCGTCGACGACGGGCTTCCCACGCTGCTCGCGGAGGCGGCGCGGGGCGCGGAGCCGGGGTACGAGCAGCGGGTTCTCGTGGGCGGAGGGCTGCGACTCGACCACGTGCCGGTGCTGCGGGCCGCCGGAATCGACGGCTTCCACATCGGCGGCGCGGCCCGTCCCGGGGGCTGGGCGGGCCCGGTGTCGGCGGCGGCCGTCGGGGAGTGGCGCCGCGCACTCGACGGCCCCTGAGCAGGCGGTGCCTGTCAACGCCGGTCGCACGGCGGGTCGTAGTCCAGTTGCGGGATGTACGTGTCCCAGAGCTCGGGGGTCAGAAGGTTCCCGGTCGCCCGGCACACGTGGTCGACGGCGGTGCGGACGGACAGCGGCAGGATGTGCACGGTGGCCTCGCCGGTGCCGATGAAGAGGAAGCGGCCGTCAGGGGAGAACGTGGCGTCGTTGACGTAATTGGTGACGCCGGTCAGCGGCAGACCGTGCGCCCGTGCGCGGCCCCGCTCGTCGACGTCCCACAGCCGCACCGTCGTGTCGAAGCTGCCGCTGACCAGCGTGCGCCCGTCCGGGCTGAAGGCCAGGGTGTAGACGGTGTCCTTGTGGCCGGTCAGCGGGCGGCCCGCAGGCGTGGGGCGGGTGCGGTCGGCGAGGTTCCACAAGCGGATCGCGGCGTCGTTGCCGGAGGTGGCGAGGGTCCGGCCGTCCGGGCTGAAGACGACCCCGATGGCTCGGCCGCCACTGGCCTGCAGGGGTTCGCCCAGCGGAGCCGGGCGCTCGGGCCGGGCGATGTCCCACAGGCGGACGGCGCCGTCCTGGGCCACGGCGGCGAGCGTGTGGCCGTCCGGGCTGACGGCCACACGCCACACCTCGCCCGCGGCGGCCTTCAACGGTCGTCCCAGGGGCGCGGGCCGGGACGGATCGGACACGTTCCACAGGGCGATGGTGCCGTCCCCGTTGCTCCCTGCCAGGGTGCGCCCGTCCGGGGTGAACCGGACGTCCGTGAAGTTCCCCCGCGAGTTGCGCAGCGGCTTGCCGAGCGGTCGGGGCGTGGCCGGTTCGGTGACGTCCCACAGCCGGACGTCCGTGCCGGCCGCGACGGCCAGACTCCTGCGATCAGGGCTGAAGGCGACGGCGTTGACGTACGGTGTGGCGCCCCGGATCGACGAGCTGACCGGGCGCGCGGCGGCCGGGTCGCGGACGTCCCAGAGCCGGACGGTGTTGTCCTCGGAGCCCGAGGCGAGCAACCGGCCGTCGGGGCTGACGTCGACGGTGTCGACGTAACTGGTGTGTCCGCTCAGGATCGTGCGCGGGATCGTCCACAGCCGCACGGTGTGGTCGGCGCCGGCACTGGCCAGCATGGTGCCCTTCGGGTCGAAGGCCAGTGCCCGCACAGGGCCGGAGTGGCCGTTCAGGGGCTGGGTGAAGGTCTGGACGTTGCCCGGATCGGTCACGTTCTCGAGCCGGATCGTGTGGTCGTCCCCGCCGTAGGCCATGAGGGGGCCGGTACGGGAGAAGGCGACGGTGTTGACGACGTTGTTGCTCTCCCGGGCGGCGCGCGGGACCGGCTTGGCGGGGTTCTTCACGTCCCACAGGTGGGCGGTCTGGTCGCTGCCCGCCGCGGCCAGCGTGCGGCTGTCCGGGCTGAACGCGACGGCCTGCGCGTAGCCCGGGAGACCGGCCCGGAACGCGATGTCGGGCGTCCGCCCGACCGGCGTCGGCTTCCGTCGGTCCGTCACCTCCCACAACCGCACCGACGCATCGCTGCCGCCGCTCGCCAGCAGCTTGCCGTCCGGACTGAAGGCCACGCCGTTCACCTCGTCCGTGGAGGCGGGCAGCGGCTTGGAGAGGGCGCGCGGGCGCGCGGGGTCGGTGACCTCCCACAGGTGGACGTGGCCGTCGCCGCCCGCCACTGCGAGGGCCCGCCCGTCCGGGCTGAAGGCGAGCGTCTTCAGCGCCCCGCTGCCCGCACCGCCGGCGGAGCCCAGGCCCTTCGGGCGACGCGGGTCGCGGACGTCCCACAGGCGTACCGTGCCGTCGTCGCCGGCGACGGCCAGCACCTGTCCCCGAGGGCTGAAGGCGAGCGCCCGTATCGGGCCCCGGGGGCCGCGCAGCGGATCACCCAGCGGTACGGGGCCACCCGCACGCCCGGTCTGCCACAACCGGATCGTGCCGTCGTCGCCCGTGCTGGCCAGCAGGCGTCCGTCCGGGCTGAAGTCCACGGCGTTCACCCGGCCCGTATGACCGGTCAGCACGGAGGCCAGCGGCACGTTCTGGGCACTGAGCAGCCGGGTCTGCGTCGACGCGGCCGGGGACATCCGGTGCGCGACCAGATCCAGCTGGGCGGCCAACGACGTGTCGCTCGCCCGCACCAGGTCGGCCTGCGCCCTGATCTCGCCGAGGATCGCCGCGTTCCGTTCCTGCTGGGCGGTGTCGCGCTGGTGGAAGGCGAGCGCGGCGGAGACCGCGGCGAGGACGGCCAGCGCCGTCAGTCCCGCGATGACGCCCTGACGGATCCGGCGCGCGCGGCGCCGCTGCCGGAGCGAGGCGGCCACGAACGCGGCCACGACCGGATCCGGCTCCCCCGCCCCGCCGTCGCCGGCCGTGCCGCAGACCTCTTCCAGCCGCTGGCCCCGGTACAGCAGCCCCGGGTCGCGACCGGCCTCCTGCCACGCGGTGGCCGCGTCCTCCAGCCGCTGGCGGGCCATGTACTGGACGCGGTGCGCCTCGATCCACTCGCGCAGGCGCGGCCAGGCGCGCAGCAGCACCTCGTGGGTGATGGTGACCGTGTCCCGCTCTCGGGTCAGCAGCCGTCCCCGGGTGAACGTCTCCACCACCTCGGCCGTTTCACGGGAGCGCCCGCAGTGGTCCAGCAGTTCGGCGTACCGCACCGGGCGTCGCGTGTCCTGGGTGCCGTCGCCGAACTTCACCAGGCGCAGGAACACGGACTGCGCCGTCCGCCGCGCCCGTGCATCCAGCCGCTCGAAGCAGCGGTCCGCCTCTGCCGTCACGCTGTGCGCGATGCCGCCGGTGGACTCGTAGCCGTCCACGGTGAGGACGTGGCCCGACCGGCACAGCCAGGTGGCGCGCAGCGCGTGGGCGAGCAGCGGCAGCCGGCCGATCTCGTAGGCGTCGGTTTCGTCCCTGCCGGGGTGTGCCACGTCCGGTTCCCGTGCGCCGAGGTCGCGCAACAGGACCTGCACGAGGCCCGGTTCCACGTCCAGCCCGACCGCGCGGGCCGGGTGGAGGATCGCCTCCCGCACCCCGGACCGGGACAGCGGGCCCACGATCACCTGGTTGCGCTCCACCGCTTCGAGAAGCCCCGGGTGGGCCGCGCAGTGCGTGTAGAAGTCCGAGCGCAGACCGAGGACGACCAGGCCGACGCTCGGTTCGCCGCCGGGGCCCGGCTCCGCCAGGCGCAGCACCGCGTCGAGGAAGTCCCGTCGGGCCCGCTCGTCCGCGCAGAGCGTGAACAGCTCCTCCAACTGGTCCACGACCAGCACCAGACGACGTCCCCTGCCGCCCGCGGCGAGCGCGCGCCGCAGGACGGCTGGCGCCCACACCGGCCCATCCGGCCCATCAGGCCCGTCCGCCCCATCACCCGACGCTCCCGGCCCCGCGCGCACCACCTCCGACAGGCAGGAGCCGAGGGCCGCCATCGGGCGGGCGGTCGGGGTCAGCCACAGCCGGGGCCAGGACGCCGAGCCCGGCAGGGCGCCTCGGGCGATCTCCGGCACGAGCCCCGCTCTGAGCAGCGAGGACTTCCCGGCCCCGGAGGGTGCGACGACGACCAGCGCCCCGCCCATCGCGAGGCAGGCGTCCAGCCGGACCAGCAGCTTGGCCACCAGCGCGTCCCTGCCGAAGAACCACTGCGCCTGTTCCGCGCTGAAGGCGGCCAGCCCGGGATACGGGCACTCCTGGGACCGGGCCGAGGTGAGCACGCGACGGGCCGTGCGCACGCCGTCCTCGTAGTGCAGGTGCAGGTCACGCTCCGAGACGTACAGATCCCGGTGCGCCTGGTAGATCCTGGCCCGGTCCGAGGCGTGCGCCTGCCACCGGACGGTCTCGCCGCGCGAGTCCGGTCCGCCGGCGGGGCTCATGACTCGTGGATGATCTGGTCACGCCCGGCCTGGTAGACCCGGCCGTGTCCGGACGCCTCGGCCCGGAACTCGTGCGATCCGGTGCGGGGGCCGGCCTCGCGGCGCAGCAGCGGGGCGATCTCCTCGTCGACCAGCCGCCGCAGCTCGCCGCTCAGCGCGGGGTCGTCCCGCAGCAGTGCGGTCAGCCGGGACCCCCAGGCCGCCACCAGCCGGGATTCCTCGGTCTCGTCGTTCGTCAGACGGGCGGTCAGCGCGCGTTCCCGGGACTCGGCCAGGGCCGCTTCCACCCGGTTCGCCTGGCGGGG
Proteins encoded in this window:
- a CDS encoding WD40 repeat domain-containing protein, with the translated sequence MSPAGGPDSRGETVRWQAHASDRARIYQAHRDLYVSERDLHLHYEDGVRTARRVLTSARSQECPYPGLAAFSAEQAQWFFGRDALVAKLLVRLDACLAMGGALVVVAPSGAGKSSLLRAGLVPEIARGALPGSASWPRLWLTPTARPMAALGSCLSEVVRAGPGASGDGADGPDGPDGPVWAPAVLRRALAAGGRGRRLVLVVDQLEELFTLCADERARRDFLDAVLRLAEPGPGGEPSVGLVVLGLRSDFYTHCAAHPGLLEAVERNQVIVGPLSRSGVREAILHPARAVGLDVEPGLVQVLLRDLGAREPDVAHPGRDETDAYEIGRLPLLAHALRATWLCRSGHVLTVDGYESTGGIAHSVTAEADRCFERLDARARRTAQSVFLRLVKFGDGTQDTRRPVRYAELLDHCGRSRETAEVVETFTRGRLLTRERDTVTITHEVLLRAWPRLREWIEAHRVQYMARQRLEDAATAWQEAGRDPGLLYRGQRLEEVCGTAGDGGAGEPDPVVAAFVAASLRQRRRARRIRQGVIAGLTALAVLAAVSAALAFHQRDTAQQERNAAILGEIRAQADLVRASDTSLAAQLDLVAHRMSPAASTQTRLLSAQNVPLASVLTGHTGRVNAVDFSPDGRLLASTGDDGTIRLWQTGRAGGPVPLGDPLRGPRGPIRALAFSPRGQVLAVAGDDGTVRLWDVRDPRRPKGLGSAGGAGSGALKTLAFSPDGRALAVAGGDGHVHLWEVTDPARPRALSKPLPASTDEVNGVAFSPDGKLLASGGSDASVRLWEVTDRRKPTPVGRTPDIAFRAGLPGYAQAVAFSPDSRTLAAAGSDQTAHLWDVKNPAKPVPRAARESNNVVNTVAFSRTGPLMAYGGDDHTIRLENVTDPGNVQTFTQPLNGHSGPVRALAFDPKGTMLASAGADHTVRLWTIPRTILSGHTSYVDTVDVSPDGRLLASGSEDNTVRLWDVRDPAAARPVSSSIRGATPYVNAVAFSPDRRSLAVAAGTDVRLWDVTEPATPRPLGKPLRNSRGNFTDVRFTPDGRTLAGSNGDGTIALWNVSDPSRPAPLGRPLKAAAGEVWRVAVSPDGHTLAAVAQDGAVRLWDIARPERPAPLGEPLQASGGRAIGVVFSPDGRTLATSGNDAAIRLWNLADRTRPTPAGRPLTGHKDTVYTLAFSPDGRTLVSGSFDTTVRLWDVDERGRARAHGLPLTGVTNYVNDATFSPDGRFLFIGTGEATVHILPLSVRTAVDHVCRATGNLLTPELWDTYIPQLDYDPPCDRR
- a CDS encoding HD domain-containing protein; the protein is MPDPNTLRARFVRTLEAARAPEGGPDPAPYADNLLARWQEPQRHYHTATHLTAVLDHIDVLEKYADDADLVRLAAWFHDAVYLPDRSENEERSARLAERALPEAGVSAAKTAEVARLVRLTAGHAPADDDRNGQVLCDADLAILASPPSAYAAYTAAVREEYGFVPSDAFRAGRSAVLRDLLALPHLFRTPYGAEHWEATARYNITSELDLLS
- the murQ gene encoding N-acetylmuramic acid 6-phosphate etherase, translating into MTSMSDPRAVQAQLESLTTEAFRPELSEIDRLPTLEIARLMNGEDALVPAAVAERLPQIAAAIDDIAARMAHGGRLVYAGAGTAGRLGVLDASECPPTFNTDPTRVVGLIAGGPEAMVTSVEGAEDSGDLARRDLDALKLTPDDTVVGVSASGRTPYAVAAVEHARARGALTVGLACNAHSALAAAADHGIEIVVGPELLTGSTRLKAGTAQKLVLNMLSTITMIRLGKTYGNLMVDVRASNEKLRARSRRIVALATGASDEEIERALVATDGEVKAAILTIVGGVDGGTAARLLEESGGHLRAALGAAAR
- a CDS encoding MurR/RpiR family transcriptional regulator; protein product: MTRDVKETFGSGGGSRSTPPAPAALAAKVRTLAPSMTRSMQRVAEAVASDPASCAALTVTGLAELTGTSEATVVRTARLLGYPGYRDLRLALAGLAAQQQSGRAPAITTDIAVDDPIADVVAKLAYDEQQTLADTAAGLDTAQLGAAVTALAAARRTDVYGIGASGLVAQDLTQKLLRIGLIAHAHSDPHLAVTNAVQLRAGDVAIAITHSGSTVDVIEPLRVAFEHGATTVAITGRPDGPVAQYADHVLTTSTARESELRPAAMSSRTSQLLVVDCLFVGVAQRTYETAAPALSASYEALAHRHRGGPR
- a CDS encoding DUF4031 domain-containing protein, with the translated sequence MTVYIDPPTWPGHGRMWSHLVSDVSYDELHKFAEELGVPRRAFERDHYDIPSHRYADAVAAGAVEVSSREVVRLLQEAGLRRPKGR
- a CDS encoding maleylpyruvate isomerase family mycothiol-dependent enzyme; amino-acid sequence: MTSADVHGEVRDPELPGRLLVVERDQLIPWLRGRTDGDFATPTDACPGWTVRDVLAHCSSALVRAVEGRFEEGVFSPESNERDIAERADWTNARVVDELERGMTEAGPVIAEAGGALDGLALGEWVHAGDVREALGAPGAYAGKGLPYALDLLVRITRERGHVPLHADLDDADEPLRFGDTNGERTPGRYIGDAPTLVRLYAGRSVDAAAFELAGAGVGELNIFG
- a CDS encoding copper homeostasis protein CutC, producing MSTRAVLEVIALDAEDAVAAQAGGADRLELVTDMAADGLTPSAETVAAIRAAVDIPLRVMLRLADGFAAGDVRRLVEVAGRMREAGAEEFVLGFLDADGGVDLDAVERVVGVLDGCRWTFHRAIDRAADRDALRKQLDGMPGLDTYLTAGSATGVDDGLPTLLAEAARGAEPGYEQRVLVGGGLRLDHVPVLRAAGIDGFHIGGAARPGGWAGPVSAAAVGEWRRALDGP